In Dermacentor andersoni chromosome 4, qqDerAnde1_hic_scaffold, whole genome shotgun sequence, the following proteins share a genomic window:
- the LOC126536307 gene encoding alpha-tocopherol transfer protein-like encodes MVLSESTVQVPHELAVPNLEDWEGNVVGATLEIRKESLQRLQKLLKGDTLLKEPQDEKVLVMFLRSRKYDVASTFRAIENYFRARKNMPEFFRNLTPANIPYKTVCTDNRLMLVSKEKDHLGRSVGLLRIGAWKSSICSLTDLTRCLLVLTESHLTEEETQIKGFVSVFDVEGLSPYHLAYLTPRYFMKILHVLQDCLPLRTEKIYVVNNPSIFAVLFAVAKPFLHRKLLSKIELLGYDFSKLLAVVPADIIPKRHGGTLEDFDYHSQETFIEQRSPYFEQMDRCGY; translated from the exons ATGGTGCTGAGTGAAAGTACTGTTCAAGTGCCTCATGAACTTGCGGTTCCAAACCTTGAGGACTGGGAAGGTAACGTGGTCGGCGCAACACTAGAAATCAGAAAAGAATCCCTACAGCGCTTGCAGAAACTTCTCAAAG GAGATACACTGCTCAAGGAGCCTCAAGATGAAAAGGTGCTCGTGATGTTTCTTCGCTCGCGAAAGTACGACGTTGCGTCTACGTTTAGAGCCATCGAGAACTACTTTCGGGCTCGCAAAAATATGCCGGAGTTCTTCAGAAATCTTACACCGGCAAATATTCCATACAAGACTGTCTGCACAGACAATAGGCTTATGTTGGTTTCTAAAGAAAAGGATCATCTGGGAAGATCAGTGGGGCTGCTGCGAATAG GAGCATGGAAATCCAGCATCTGTTCGCTTACAGACCTCACGAGATGTCTGCTTGTCCTCACTGAAAGCCATTTGACCGAAGAAGAAACGCAGATTAAAGGTTTCGTGAGTGTCTTCGATGTGGAAGGGCTGAGTCCGTATCACCTGGCATACCTGACTCCCCGGTACTTCATGAAAATACTTCACGTTCTCCAG GACTGCCTTCCGCTAAGGACAGAAAAAATATATGTCGTGAACAACCCATCAATATTCGCTGTCTTATTTGCTGTGGCGAAGCCGTTCTTGCATAGGAAGCTCCTGAGCAAA ATCGAGCTGCTTGGTTACGACTTCAGCAAGCTTCTGGCCGTAGTACCAGCCGACATAATACCGAAGAGACATGGAGGTACGCTTGAAGACTTTGACTACCACAGCCAAGAGACATTCATAGAACAACGAAGCCCCTACTTCGAGCAGATGGATCGTTGCGGTTACTAA